In the Helianthus annuus cultivar XRQ/B chromosome 11, HanXRQr2.0-SUNRISE, whole genome shotgun sequence genome, one interval contains:
- the LOC110891128 gene encoding FH protein interacting protein FIP2 isoform X1, with translation MDSDSNSSIVRLNIGGSMFCTTVDTLTNREPHSMLAAMFSGRHTVHKDSDTGYVFVDRDGMHFRHILNWLRDGVVPVSDLSDLECSELLREAEYYQLLGLVDRINEVLNKKKDGQELTRTDIIKCIHSTKDGRVRLRGVNLSGLDLSKLALWSADFSYACLKNVIFSGANLLSANLQAASLEYCNFYRADLRSASLQSANLTEANLEGANLEGANLKGANLKGANLKGANLQRADLRFVNYLGMAVLDGADLLGAIR, from the exons ATGGACTCTGACTCTAATTCTTCAATTGTTCGTCTCAATATAG GTGGAAGCATGTTTTGCACAACTGTTGATACGCTAACTAATAGGGAGCCTCATTCGATGCTTGCCGCCATGTTCAGTGGTCGCCACACCGTTCACAAGGACTCTGATACG GGGTATGTGTTTGTTGACAGGGATGGGATGCACTTTCGGCATATTTTAAACTGGTTGAGGGATGGTGTGGTTCCCGTTTCCGACTTGTCCGATTTAGAGTGTTCAGAGCTTTTGCGGGAAGCGGAATACTATCAGCTTCTT GGATTGGTGGACAGGATTAATGAGGTCTTGAATAAAAAGAAGGATGGACAAGAATTAACCCGAACTGATATTATCAAATGTATACACTCTACAAAGGATGGGCGTGTCAGATTAAGAGGAGTGAATCTCTCTGGGCTTGATCTTTCGAAACTG GCCTTGTGGAGTGCGGATTTTAGCTATGCATGCCTCAAAAATGTTATCTTCTCAG GGGCTAATCTTCTAAGTGCAAACTTACAAG CTGCTAGTTTGGAATATTGTAATTTCTATCGTGCAGACCTGCGATCTGCAAGTCTCCAG TCTGCAAATCTCACAGAAGCGAATTTGGAGGGAGCCAATCTGGAAGGAGCCAATTTAAAG GGTGCCAATTTGAAAGGAGCAAACTTGAAGGGTGCAAATCTTCAACGTGCTGATCTTCGTTTTGTGAAC TATTTGGGAATGGCAGTGCTAGATGGAGCGGATTTACTTGGGGCGATTAGATGA
- the LOC110891128 gene encoding FH protein interacting protein FIP2 isoform X2: MDSDSNSSIVRLNIGGSMFCTTVDTLTNREPHSMLAAMFSGRHTVHKDSDTGYVFVDRDGMHFRHILNWLRDGVVPVSDLSDLECSELLREAEYYQLLGLVDRINEVLNKKKDGQELTRTDIIKCIHSTKDGRVRLRGVNLSGLDLSKLALWSADFSYACLKNVIFSAASLEYCNFYRADLRSASLQSANLTEANLEGANLEGANLKGANLKGANLKGANLQRADLRFVNYLGMAVLDGADLLGAIR; this comes from the exons ATGGACTCTGACTCTAATTCTTCAATTGTTCGTCTCAATATAG GTGGAAGCATGTTTTGCACAACTGTTGATACGCTAACTAATAGGGAGCCTCATTCGATGCTTGCCGCCATGTTCAGTGGTCGCCACACCGTTCACAAGGACTCTGATACG GGGTATGTGTTTGTTGACAGGGATGGGATGCACTTTCGGCATATTTTAAACTGGTTGAGGGATGGTGTGGTTCCCGTTTCCGACTTGTCCGATTTAGAGTGTTCAGAGCTTTTGCGGGAAGCGGAATACTATCAGCTTCTT GGATTGGTGGACAGGATTAATGAGGTCTTGAATAAAAAGAAGGATGGACAAGAATTAACCCGAACTGATATTATCAAATGTATACACTCTACAAAGGATGGGCGTGTCAGATTAAGAGGAGTGAATCTCTCTGGGCTTGATCTTTCGAAACTG GCCTTGTGGAGTGCGGATTTTAGCTATGCATGCCTCAAAAATGTTATCTTCTCAG CTGCTAGTTTGGAATATTGTAATTTCTATCGTGCAGACCTGCGATCTGCAAGTCTCCAG TCTGCAAATCTCACAGAAGCGAATTTGGAGGGAGCCAATCTGGAAGGAGCCAATTTAAAG GGTGCCAATTTGAAAGGAGCAAACTTGAAGGGTGCAAATCTTCAACGTGCTGATCTTCGTTTTGTGAAC TATTTGGGAATGGCAGTGCTAGATGGAGCGGATTTACTTGGGGCGATTAGATGA
- the LOC110891128 gene encoding FH protein interacting protein FIP2 isoform X4: MFCTTVDTLTNREPHSMLAAMFSGRHTVHKDSDTGYVFVDRDGMHFRHILNWLRDGVVPVSDLSDLECSELLREAEYYQLLGLVDRINEVLNKKKDGQELTRTDIIKCIHSTKDGRVRLRGVNLSGLDLSKLALWSADFSYACLKNVIFSGANLLSANLQAASLEYCNFYRADLRSASLQSANLTEANLEGANLEGANLKGANLKGANLKGANLQRADLRFVNYLGMAVLDGADLLGAIR, from the exons ATGTTTTGCACAACTGTTGATACGCTAACTAATAGGGAGCCTCATTCGATGCTTGCCGCCATGTTCAGTGGTCGCCACACCGTTCACAAGGACTCTGATACG GGGTATGTGTTTGTTGACAGGGATGGGATGCACTTTCGGCATATTTTAAACTGGTTGAGGGATGGTGTGGTTCCCGTTTCCGACTTGTCCGATTTAGAGTGTTCAGAGCTTTTGCGGGAAGCGGAATACTATCAGCTTCTT GGATTGGTGGACAGGATTAATGAGGTCTTGAATAAAAAGAAGGATGGACAAGAATTAACCCGAACTGATATTATCAAATGTATACACTCTACAAAGGATGGGCGTGTCAGATTAAGAGGAGTGAATCTCTCTGGGCTTGATCTTTCGAAACTG GCCTTGTGGAGTGCGGATTTTAGCTATGCATGCCTCAAAAATGTTATCTTCTCAG GGGCTAATCTTCTAAGTGCAAACTTACAAG CTGCTAGTTTGGAATATTGTAATTTCTATCGTGCAGACCTGCGATCTGCAAGTCTCCAG TCTGCAAATCTCACAGAAGCGAATTTGGAGGGAGCCAATCTGGAAGGAGCCAATTTAAAG GGTGCCAATTTGAAAGGAGCAAACTTGAAGGGTGCAAATCTTCAACGTGCTGATCTTCGTTTTGTGAAC TATTTGGGAATGGCAGTGCTAGATGGAGCGGATTTACTTGGGGCGATTAGATGA
- the LOC110891128 gene encoding FH protein interacting protein FIP2 isoform X3: MSGGSMFCTTVDTLTNREPHSMLAAMFSGRHTVHKDSDTGYVFVDRDGMHFRHILNWLRDGVVPVSDLSDLECSELLREAEYYQLLGLVDRINEVLNKKKDGQELTRTDIIKCIHSTKDGRVRLRGVNLSGLDLSKLALWSADFSYACLKNVIFSGANLLSANLQAASLEYCNFYRADLRSASLQSANLTEANLEGANLEGANLKGANLKGANLKGANLQRADLRFVNYLGMAVLDGADLLGAIR, translated from the exons ATGTCAG GTGGAAGCATGTTTTGCACAACTGTTGATACGCTAACTAATAGGGAGCCTCATTCGATGCTTGCCGCCATGTTCAGTGGTCGCCACACCGTTCACAAGGACTCTGATACG GGGTATGTGTTTGTTGACAGGGATGGGATGCACTTTCGGCATATTTTAAACTGGTTGAGGGATGGTGTGGTTCCCGTTTCCGACTTGTCCGATTTAGAGTGTTCAGAGCTTTTGCGGGAAGCGGAATACTATCAGCTTCTT GGATTGGTGGACAGGATTAATGAGGTCTTGAATAAAAAGAAGGATGGACAAGAATTAACCCGAACTGATATTATCAAATGTATACACTCTACAAAGGATGGGCGTGTCAGATTAAGAGGAGTGAATCTCTCTGGGCTTGATCTTTCGAAACTG GCCTTGTGGAGTGCGGATTTTAGCTATGCATGCCTCAAAAATGTTATCTTCTCAG GGGCTAATCTTCTAAGTGCAAACTTACAAG CTGCTAGTTTGGAATATTGTAATTTCTATCGTGCAGACCTGCGATCTGCAAGTCTCCAG TCTGCAAATCTCACAGAAGCGAATTTGGAGGGAGCCAATCTGGAAGGAGCCAATTTAAAG GGTGCCAATTTGAAAGGAGCAAACTTGAAGGGTGCAAATCTTCAACGTGCTGATCTTCGTTTTGTGAAC TATTTGGGAATGGCAGTGCTAGATGGAGCGGATTTACTTGGGGCGATTAGATGA